The proteins below are encoded in one region of Phaseolus vulgaris cultivar G19833 chromosome 1, P. vulgaris v2.0, whole genome shotgun sequence:
- the LOC137814456 gene encoding LOW QUALITY PROTEIN: ethylene-insensitive protein 2.2-like (The sequence of the model RefSeq protein was modified relative to this genomic sequence to represent the inferred CDS: inserted 1 base in 1 codon) yields the protein MKSKSKMEAETLSPNHPPSFLRQSLPAIVPMLLMSTGYVDPGKWVATVEGGARFGFDLMAFMLIFNFAAIFCQYISARIGVVTGKNLAQICSDEYDTWTCMLLGVQTELSVIMLDLNMILGMAQGLNLIFGWDLFSCVFLAATGVVFHILLAVLLDIEKAKFLGQFVAGFVLVSFILGMLINQPEIPFSMNGILIRLSGESAFVLMSLLGANLVPHNFYLHSSIVQWHQGPASISKNALCHNHFLAILCVFSGLYLVNNMLMTTSANEFYSTGHVLLTFMDALSPMEQVLRNPMALLGFLLLLFLANQITALTWSLGGEVVVQGFLKLDIPGWLHYATIRVITVSSALYFVWSSGAEGMYQLLLFTQVLVALQLPSQVIPLFRVATSRSIMGVHKISQFLELLALIIFIGMLGLNIVFVVEMMFGNSDWASDLRWNVGSGVSISYVVLLTTSFSSLCFMLWLAATPLRSLSVRLDSKIWNWDMPKTLPNPPIIGDKSYLTETRCREDASMQVEEPTPAVAKTLEYPDVSYPSFHPALPKSVMEPELHVNVARANHSAMLASTSESEVVTTVINKISNSQLEDTKSITMETNNPIEKTMEVEGDSNVERDDDDDDGDSWEAEEPSGLVLANVPSSTSDGPASFRSLNGKTDEGGNSFGSLSRIEGLGRAARRQLAFVLDEFWGQLFDFHGHITQEAKANKIDLLLGVGVDLRPTSSLQKVDASRKDYSEYSGSVRGRASNTLANSDLYDYSKQPMMQSNSESYGLQRSTSSMRTDPIQLVDAYVQNSTHNLLDSGERRYFSVRNLHSSEARDYQPATIHGYQTASYLSRLGKDTDSANLNGPVDLSSLKSPSIVNAKYRDSLAFALGKRLCSGQSVGQPPGFPKVAISRDCQLQSERSHYDVCSSGSADNSVNSVNTKKYHSLPDISGYSIPHRSAYVSDKNAPSDGSAGYGSYASRTCYQRLPYSNSGTRTGGHLTFNELSSSKAYNEALSSQLNSGFDTGSLRSRLPCEQFGPEKNRNIAMEGVGSRPKAIVQETTFVDMERKLLLSVRLCIVKLLKLEGSDGLFRQNGGADEDLIDSVAVREKVVCELETRETSQVNHVGEAQYCIADRKLSFSSSPVPNCGEGCVWRTDLIISFGVWCIHSILNLTLVESRPELWGKYTYVLNRLQGIIDPAFFKPRSPLAPCFCLQVLTAHQRKLNPHLSNEMILPTAKPGRGKCTTASGLLELIKDVELAISCRKGRTGTVAGDVAFPKGKENLASVLKRYKRRLSNKPAGTNEGTGSRKXPTLAPYNQ from the exons ATGAAATCAAAGAGTAAAATGGAGGCAGAGACATTGAGTCCCAACCATCCTCCTAGCTTTCTTCGTCAGTCACTTCCTGCTATTGTACCTATGCTTTTGATGTCTACAGGATATGTTGACCCTGGAAAGTGGGTAGCGACCGTTGAAGGTGGGGCACGGTTTGGGTTTGATCTGATGGCTTTCAtgcttattttcaattttgctgcTATATTCTGTCAGTACATATCTGCAAGGATTGGCGTAGTTACTGGAAAGAATCTAGCTCAG ATTTGCAGTGATGAGTATGATACATGGACATGTATGCTCCTTGGAGTTCAAACAGAACTTTCAGTGATAATGCTAGACCTTAACATG ATCTTGGGCATGGCACAAGGGTTAAATCTTATTTTTGGGTGGGACTTGTTCAGTTGTGTCTTTTTAGCTGCCACTGGTGTTGTTTTTcacatacttcttgcagtcttacTT GACATTGAGAAGGCAAAATTCCTAGGCCAGTTTGTTGCAGGCTTTGTATTGGTTTCTTTTATACTTGGAATGCTTATCAATCAACCGGAAATTCCATTTTCTATGAATGGAATACTAATAAGATTGAGTGGGGAGAGTGCATTTGTGCTAATGAGTCTTCTAGGAGCAAATCTTGTACCTCACAACTTTTACCTTCATTCCTCTATTGTACAG tgGCATCAAGGACCGGCAAGCATTTCAAAGAATGCTTTGTGTCATAACCATTTTTTGGCCATATTATGTGTTTTCAGTGGTCTTTATTTGGTAAATAATATGCTGATGACCACCTCGGCAAATGAGTTCTACAGTACCGGGCATGTTCTGCTAACTTTCATGGATGCATTGTCACCAATGGAACAG GTCTTACGTAACCCAATGGCTCTACTTGGGTTTTTACTCCTTTTGTTTCTTGCAAATCAAATCACAGCATTAACTTGGAGTTTAGGTGGAGAAGTAGTAGTGCAAGGTTTCTTAAAATTGGATATTCCGGGTTGGCTTCATTATGCTACAATTAGAGTGATTACTGTTTCGTCTGCCCTTTATTTTGTCTGGAGTTCAGGAGCTGAAGGGATGTATCAGCTACTATTATTCACTCAAGTTTTGGTAGCTCTACAACTTCCATCTCAAGTGATCCCCCTTTTTCGTGTTGCTACATCTAGATCAATAATGGGTGTACACAAGATTTCCCAGTTTCTGGAACTTTTGGCATTAATCATATTCATTGGGATGCTTGGCTTGAATATTGTATTTGTGGTAGAAATGATGTTTGGAAATAGTGATTGGGCTAGTGATTTGAGATGGAATGTGGGGAGTGGTGTATCTATCTCGTATGTAGTTCTTCTAACAACTTCTTTTTCATCGTTATGTTTTATGCTTTGGTTAGCTGCCACACCTTTGAGATCTCTTAGTGTTCGATTAGATTCTAAGATATGGAATTGGGATATGCCAAAGACTCTGCCAAATCCACCAATTATTGGCGATAAATCTTATTTAACTGAAACAAGGTGTCGAGAAGATGCATCTATGCAGGTGGAGGAACCCACACCAGCTGTAGCAAAGACCTTGGAGTACCCAGATGTATCATATCCAAGTTTTCATCCTGCTCTACCTAAATCTGTAATGGAACCTGAACTCCATGTGAATGTTGCAAGGGCGAATCATTCTGCTATGTTGGCTTCCACATCAGAGTCAGAAGTTGTAACAACTGTGATTAATAAGATTTCCAATTCTCAATTGGAAGACACCAAAAGTATAACAATGGAAACAAATAACCCGATTGAGAAAACTATGGAAGTTGAAGGAGATTCAAATGTTGAAagggatgatgatgatgatgatggcgATTCATGGGAAGCTGAAGAACCTTCTGGATTAGTGTTAGCAAATGTACCATCTTCAACATCAGATGGCCCTGCATCATTCAGGAGTCTTAATGGCAAAACTGATGAAGGAGGGAATAGCTTTGGAAGTCTTTCGAGAATAGAAGGCTTAGGGCGTGCAGCAAGGCGTCAGCTAGCTTTTGTTCTTGATGAATTCTGGGGACAACTATTTGATTTCCATGGCCATATAACTCAGGAAGCAAAGGCTAATAAAATTGACCTTTTGCTGGGAGTGGGTGTCGATTTAAGACCTACCAGTTCTTTGCAAAAAGTGGATGCATCTAGAAAGGACTATTCTGAATACTCAGGATCTGTAAGAGGTAGAGCTTCTAACACTTTAGCGAACTCTGATCTATATGATTATTCCAAGCAGCCTATGATGCAAAGTAATTCAGAGTCTTATGGTCTCCAAAGGAGTACTTCCTCAATGCGGACAGATCCCATCCAATTAGTGGATGCATATGTGCAGAACTCGACCCACAATCTCCTCGATTCGGGTGAGAGGCGCTATTTCAGTGTGCGTAATCTACATTCATCAGAGGCTCGGGATTATCAACCAGCTACCATACATGGTTATCAGACTGCATCCTATCTTAGTCGACTTGGTAAAGACACAGATTCTGCTAACTTAAATGGTCCAGTGGACTTGTCATCACTGAAATCCCCTTCCATAGTTAATGCAAAGTACAGGGATTCTCTTGCATTTGCTTTGGGGAAAAGGTTGTGTAGTGGTCAAAGTGTAGGCCAACCCCCAGGGTTCCCAAAAGTTGCTATCTCTAGAGATTGCCAATTACAATCTGAGAGGTCTCATTACGATGTTTGCTCTTCTGGATCTGCAGATAATTCAGTCAACTCAGTTAATACTAAAAAGTACCACAGTTTGCCAGACATTTCAGGATACTCCATCCCCCACAGGTCGGCTTATGTGTCTGATAAAAATGCTCCATCGGATGGTTCTGCCGGATATGGATCTTATGCTAGTAGGACGTGTTATCAAAGATTACCATATTCAAATTCTGGAACAAGAACAGGAGGTCATTTGACCTTCAATGAACTCTCTTCATCTAAAGCTTACAACGAGGCACTCTCTTCACAGTTGAACTCTGGTTTTGATACTGGATCCCTCCGATCTAGACTGCCTTGTGAGCAGTTTGGGCCTGAGAAAAATCGTAATATTGCAATGGAAGGTGTCGGAAGTAGGCCTAAGGCAATTGTTCAAGAAACTACATTTGTGGATATGGAGAGGAAACTTCTTCTGTCAGTTAGACTTTGCATTGTGAAGCTCTTAAAATTGGAGGGGTCTGATGGGTTGTTTAGACAGAATGGTGGAGCTGACGAGGATCTGATAGATTCTGTCGCTGTAAGGGAGAAGGTCGTTTGTGAATTAGAAACTAGGGAGACGAGTCAAGTCAATCATGTGGGTGAAGCTCAGTATTGTATTGCTGATAGGAAACTTAGTTTTTCTTCATCTCCAGTTCCTAATTGCGGAGAGGGATGTGTATGGAGAACTGATTTAATAATAAGCTTTGGGGTGTGGTGTATCCACAGTATTCTTAACCTTACACTTGTGGAAAGCCGGCCAGAGCTTTGGGGGAAATACACGTACGTTCTCAATCGCCTCCAG GGCATCATTGATCCGGCTTTCTTTAAGCCTCGTAGTCCCTTGGCCCCATGCTTTTGCCTTCAAGTTCTAACGGCGCATCAGCGAAAGTTAAACCCCCATCTTTCGAATGAGATGATACTCCCAACTGCTAAACCAGGCCGGGGCAAATGCACAACTGCATCAGGGTTGCTTGAACTTATCAAGGATGTGGAGCTTGCGATCTCTTGCAGGAAAGGACGTACAGGAACTGTTGCAGGTGATGTGGCTTTCCCTAAGGGGAAGGAAAATTTGGCGTCTGTTCTCAAACGGTACAAGCGGAGGTTATCTAACAAGCCAGCGGGCACTAATGAAGGTACAGGCTCGCGCA ACCCCACGTTAGCACCGTACAACCAGTAG